A genomic region of Exiguobacterium sp. Helios contains the following coding sequences:
- the efeO gene encoding iron uptake system protein EfeO, with protein sequence MRHKKTLTIGLLSMTALLAACNEQPATTKPAAAKPNQFEQVVADYRTYAIAELEQFTKQTQAFTTAVKDGDLERAKALYAPTRMHYERAEPIAEVFGDLDPKIDAREGDVKTSEWGGYHRIEQGLFEKGTTKGYEEYADQLMKDVHLLRAKVETVEVTPELLVTGATDLLNEVSTSKVTGEEDRYSHTDLYDFAANVQGAEKIYQLLNPALKKQDAALSKEIAARFADVNGLLEAKKKEDGYVLYTELSKSDVKQLSQAINELAEPLSKMGIVLEG encoded by the coding sequence ATGCGACATAAAAAAACACTGACAATCGGTCTCTTATCCATGACGGCTTTACTGGCAGCCTGTAATGAACAACCCGCGACGACTAAACCGGCAGCAGCCAAGCCGAATCAATTCGAGCAAGTCGTTGCTGATTACCGGACATATGCGATTGCGGAACTGGAACAGTTCACGAAGCAGACGCAAGCGTTCACGACAGCTGTCAAAGACGGGGACTTGGAACGGGCGAAAGCACTTTATGCGCCAACGCGGATGCATTATGAGCGGGCGGAACCGATCGCGGAAGTATTCGGAGACCTCGATCCGAAAATCGATGCCCGTGAAGGGGACGTCAAAACGTCGGAGTGGGGTGGCTACCACCGGATCGAACAGGGCTTGTTTGAAAAAGGTACGACAAAAGGATACGAAGAGTATGCCGACCAATTGATGAAAGATGTCCATCTGCTCCGGGCGAAAGTCGAGACGGTCGAGGTGACGCCGGAACTGTTGGTTACCGGTGCGACTGATCTTTTAAACGAAGTCTCGACGTCAAAAGTCACAGGGGAAGAAGACCGGTATTCGCATACCGATCTGTATGACTTTGCAGCCAACGTCCAAGGTGCGGAAAAAATTTATCAATTGTTAAATCCGGCTCTGAAAAAACAGGATGCTGCCCTGTCGAAAGAGATTGCGGCCCGCTTTGCTGATGTTAACGGATTATTGGAAGCGAAAAAGAAAGAAGACGGATACGTGCTCTATACCGAGTTGTCCAAATCAGATGTCAAACAATTGAGTCAAGCCATCAACGAGCTGGCGGAACCGCTCTCGAAGATGGGTATCGTACTGGAGGGCTGA
- a CDS encoding DUF2339 domain-containing protein: protein MDEKRLEQLEQEIVRLKARVDQLERQPAKESQPEPVSSVARPAVRPAFVKKTRSPVIKQARTRDEWENVLATVWLPRIGAIFAAIGAIFLFSYASLAGLISPAVRIGSGVVIGLLVMALGEFQYEKKRRDLGVGLVATGTIVSLSALFAGMALYQFYPPLLAFFLEIVVLAIAYGLMLWMRSTALLVLVSITGFLLPFLQLTDEPNVFLFLLYEVLLFTALVFAILRLQAVKAYPVTAGIFFLALIFGSLTVNFETRPLIDEITLLGASFIAYLGLAYVGTKLPITYNYPSWIAGGFVLLSLSVVDWPFAYGLAVLFALIAYAVANQTKEAWQNGVGHVAILFAISQIPVDPLSFGDQFRSLLYALMIAGLWFIKRQEVPHQRFFGIVVYVMFVLYTIGTYETYRFNDRSYAVAVFGLTLATTAFIVLLVRTHGEAMWKKYWQIVLFFAAAGVFVTYTLIVMELPFYAMLDQTDRSTTLSVAYILLSFVLVAIGRIRAAAAWRLSGLLLLSVSAFKLLLFDLSFLSLIQKAFVFIGFGIVAFIISRTYFKKRES, encoded by the coding sequence ATGGATGAAAAACGACTGGAACAGCTGGAGCAGGAAATCGTCCGATTAAAAGCACGCGTCGATCAGTTGGAACGTCAGCCGGCGAAAGAATCACAACCGGAACCGGTCTCTTCCGTCGCGCGACCTGCCGTCCGGCCTGCTTTCGTCAAGAAGACCCGGTCACCGGTCATAAAACAAGCGCGGACGCGGGATGAGTGGGAAAATGTCCTGGCGACGGTCTGGCTGCCGCGAATCGGGGCGATTTTTGCCGCCATCGGAGCGATTTTTCTATTTTCCTACGCGTCGTTAGCGGGACTAATCAGTCCAGCCGTCCGGATTGGGAGTGGAGTCGTCATCGGCTTACTCGTCATGGCACTGGGAGAGTTCCAGTATGAGAAAAAACGACGGGATCTCGGCGTCGGACTGGTCGCGACCGGGACAATCGTTTCCTTGTCCGCCTTATTTGCCGGTATGGCCTTATATCAATTTTATCCGCCGTTGTTGGCTTTTTTCCTGGAAATCGTCGTGCTCGCCATCGCTTACGGATTGATGTTGTGGATGCGCTCGACGGCGTTACTCGTGTTAGTCTCGATTACCGGCTTTTTATTGCCGTTTCTCCAGTTAACGGATGAGCCGAACGTCTTCTTATTTTTACTGTACGAAGTCCTGTTATTTACCGCTTTAGTGTTTGCTATCCTTCGTCTGCAGGCGGTCAAAGCGTACCCGGTTACTGCCGGGATCTTTTTCCTGGCCCTTATCTTCGGCAGTCTCACCGTCAATTTTGAGACACGTCCCTTGATTGACGAAATCACTTTACTCGGGGCATCCTTCATCGCCTATCTTGGTCTCGCTTACGTCGGGACGAAACTTCCGATCACCTACAATTACCCGAGCTGGATAGCGGGCGGATTCGTTCTGCTTAGCCTGTCCGTAGTCGACTGGCCGTTTGCTTACGGACTCGCGGTTCTGTTTGCACTCATCGCTTACGCCGTCGCGAATCAAACGAAGGAGGCGTGGCAAAACGGTGTCGGACATGTTGCCATCCTGTTTGCGATTTCGCAGATTCCGGTCGATCCGCTGAGTTTCGGTGATCAATTCCGTTCACTCCTCTATGCTCTTATGATTGCCGGATTGTGGTTCATCAAGCGGCAGGAAGTGCCGCATCAACGCTTTTTCGGAATTGTCGTATACGTGATGTTCGTCCTGTATACGATTGGAACGTATGAGACGTATCGATTCAACGACCGGTCGTATGCCGTCGCCGTATTCGGTCTGACGCTCGCAACGACAGCCTTCATCGTCTTGCTCGTCCGGACACACGGGGAAGCGATGTGGAAAAAGTATTGGCAAATCGTTCTGTTTTTTGCAGCGGCCGGTGTGTTCGTGACCTATACGCTGATCGTGATGGAACTGCCGTTTTACGCTATGCTTGATCAAACGGACCGGAGTACGACGTTGTCTGTCGCCTACATCCTGTTATCGTTTGTTCTTGTAGCGATTGGCCGCATCCGTGCAGCGGCGGCTTGGCGTCTGTCGGGTCTGCTGTTGCTGTCGGTCAGTGCCTTCAAACTGTTGCTGTTTGATTTGTCATTCTTGTCGTTGATTCAAAAAGCGTTTGTGTTCATCGGCTTCGGAATCGTCGCCTTTATCATTTCGCGGACGTATTTCAAAAAACGGGAGTCTTGA
- a CDS encoding C39 family peptidase, whose amino-acid sequence MKKIITSIILAGVLFGVFSPSLIAEAATKLTVTTDVLRVREKPSTTSKILGNITKGAVYTSNGTSGSWYKITYKSKPGYIHKDYVRTSTTSKYTSTGARYTTVGTLNVRTSPSLTAKTVTQLNKGVKVASYGTTGSWTRILYNGSYRYVSTQYLTKTAPSSSSKQLNVPYYNQYTLGYPSGCEFVSLKMALEYKKKAVSASSLYNQMPKSMANATYKNGKYYWADPEKMFTGNPAGTLDYYKNWGIYPKGILPLAKKYRSGAVDISKQGVSKIESEIRSGNPVIVWATVDFKNPYGYFSWIKPDGKTFTGYRNYHVMLVTGVSSSAFTVSDPYRGKYTVSRSQFTSVYNTTGQYALSVR is encoded by the coding sequence ATGAAAAAAATCATTACGTCCATCATTCTGGCAGGTGTTTTGTTCGGTGTGTTCAGTCCATCGCTCATTGCAGAAGCAGCCACGAAGTTGACGGTCACGACAGATGTGTTGCGCGTTCGTGAAAAACCATCGACAACAAGTAAAATCCTGGGGAACATCACTAAAGGAGCTGTCTATACTTCGAACGGGACGTCCGGCAGTTGGTATAAAATCACGTACAAATCAAAACCGGGCTACATACACAAAGATTATGTCCGTACCTCTACGACATCGAAGTATACATCGACCGGTGCACGTTATACGACGGTTGGCACGCTGAATGTCAGAACTTCTCCAAGCTTAACAGCAAAAACCGTCACGCAATTGAATAAAGGCGTAAAGGTGGCATCTTACGGGACAACCGGCAGCTGGACACGTATTTTGTACAATGGCAGTTACCGTTATGTATCGACACAGTATTTGACGAAAACAGCACCAAGCAGTTCATCGAAACAATTAAACGTCCCGTATTACAATCAATACACACTCGGATATCCGTCAGGCTGTGAGTTCGTTTCACTGAAAATGGCACTCGAATATAAAAAGAAAGCAGTTTCTGCCTCTTCTTTATATAACCAAATGCCGAAAAGCATGGCAAACGCCACTTATAAAAACGGCAAGTATTACTGGGCAGATCCCGAAAAAATGTTTACCGGTAATCCGGCAGGAACGCTCGATTACTATAAAAACTGGGGCATTTACCCGAAAGGCATCCTGCCGCTCGCGAAAAAATACCGGAGTGGCGCTGTTGATATCTCCAAACAAGGAGTCAGCAAAATCGAAAGTGAAATCCGTAGCGGCAACCCGGTCATCGTCTGGGCAACCGTTGATTTCAAAAATCCGTACGGCTACTTCTCATGGATCAAGCCGGATGGTAAAACGTTTACCGGCTACCGCAACTACCACGTCATGCTCGTGACAGGTGTCTCAAGCAGCGCGTTTACTGTGTCGGATCCATACCGTGGAAAATACACGGTTAGCCGTTCACAATTTACGTCCGTTTACAATACGACAGGACAGTACGCATTATCCGTCCGTTAA
- a CDS encoding oxidoreductase produces MRLQIGFIGFGKSTTRYHLPYVMIEDQFDITWIYNRKSKPELEATYESKLPHVRFTTDLDLMLKDPELQVVVINTPPATHFAYALQALQQGKHVLVEKPFTVTEQETRQLFEEAHRQGVKLLAYQNRRFDSDFQVIEQVIRSGKLGRLVEVVSHFDLYRPDAAPAIARPENGALYGLGVHTIDQIVALFGKPERVGYDIRTVRLAGNPDDTFALDFYYPELKVSVRTSHIALAGAPRWMLHGTNGTFIKQHVDRQELDLKANYFPGEEGFGEDSEDDFGRLLYHDDHGHLQDVRIPSPVGDYGKLYRAFYESIVHGTPLPVSEEDTKLVAHLMEQGFSKPSPFILDL; encoded by the coding sequence ATGCGACTTCAGATTGGTTTTATCGGCTTTGGAAAAAGTACGACCCGTTATCATCTGCCCTATGTCATGATTGAGGACCAGTTTGATATTACCTGGATTTATAATCGGAAATCAAAACCGGAATTAGAGGCAACTTACGAATCCAAATTGCCCCATGTCCGGTTCACAACAGATCTCGATCTGATGTTGAAGGACCCGGAGCTCCAGGTCGTCGTCATCAATACCCCGCCGGCGACGCACTTCGCCTATGCGTTGCAAGCGTTACAACAGGGAAAACATGTGCTGGTCGAAAAACCGTTTACGGTGACGGAGCAGGAAACCCGTCAATTGTTCGAAGAAGCGCACCGGCAAGGCGTCAAGTTGCTTGCATATCAAAACCGGCGTTTCGACAGTGACTTCCAAGTCATCGAGCAAGTCATCCGATCCGGTAAGCTCGGACGCCTCGTCGAAGTCGTCTCGCACTTCGATCTCTATCGACCGGATGCTGCCCCGGCGATTGCGCGTCCGGAAAACGGGGCCTTATATGGTCTTGGTGTGCATACGATTGATCAAATCGTTGCTTTATTCGGGAAACCGGAACGGGTCGGATATGATATCCGGACGGTTCGCCTTGCCGGTAATCCGGATGATACATTTGCCCTCGACTTTTACTATCCGGAGTTAAAAGTCAGTGTCCGGACTAGTCATATCGCGTTGGCGGGAGCGCCGCGCTGGATGCTTCACGGGACGAACGGAACGTTCATCAAGCAGCATGTTGACCGCCAGGAGCTGGATCTTAAAGCCAACTACTTCCCGGGAGAAGAAGGATTCGGGGAAGATTCCGAAGATGATTTCGGTCGGTTGTTGTACCATGACGACCATGGTCATTTACAGGATGTCCGGATTCCGAGCCCGGTCGGAGATTACGGCAAGCTGTATCGTGCCTTTTATGAAAGCATCGTCCATGGTACACCGTTACCGGTCTCGGAAGAAGATACGAAACTGGTCGCTCACCTGATGGAACAAGGATTTTCAAAGCCGTCCCCTTTCATTTTAGACCTCTGA